From the Patagioenas fasciata isolate bPatFas1 chromosome Z, bPatFas1.hap1, whole genome shotgun sequence genome, one window contains:
- the LOC136115453 gene encoding uncharacterized protein isoform X2, with protein MLLRSGRKKPRAMSLRRRQPVKHQSLLRTVKRYSGKPGFSLRETVKCYILTEDSKTVHFDIDEDGHHEISTKDSQSHEDIAWLSVFTRDESAVPESKNLVILTQRSKLNEFVLLCKGKKHLSLKVLKASCSEPDYHSVERNDMKTCNHEDPDFKQLSEYNHFFIMHYQGDSVQFQCYEDTRYYLHVNDDSLDIRKPEKKEPTEDKNFYFRVSYLQENCA; from the exons ATGCTGCTCCGCTCAGGCCGCAAAAAACCACGTGCAATGTCTCTCCGTAGAAGGCAGCCTGTTAAGCACCAATCTCTGCTAAGAACTGTGAAAAGATATTCTGGAAAGCCAG GGTTTAGTCTGCGAGAAACAGTGAAATGCTATATACTGACTGAAGATTCAAAAACAGTGCATTTTGACATAGACGAAGATGGCCATCATGAAATATCAACCAAGGATTCACAATCCCATGAAG ATATTGCGTGGTTAAGTGTGTTCACAAGGGATGAATCAGCAGTACCTG AGTCGAAAAATTTGGTGATCCTCACACAGAGATCAAAGCTTAATGAATTTGTCCTGTTGTGCAAGGGTAAGAAGCATCTCTCTCTGAAG GTCTTAAAAGCATCCTGTTCAGAGCCAGATTATCATTCAGTGGAAAGAAACGACATGAAAACCTGCAACCATGAAGATCCCGACTTCAAGCAG CTGAGTGAATATAATCACTTTTTCATTATGCATTACCAAGGAGATTCAGTACAGTTCCAATGCTATGAAGATACCCGTTACTACCTGCATGTGAATGACGACTCACTTGATATTCGCAAGCCGGAAAAAAAAGAACCCACTGAGGACAAAAATTTTTACTTCAGGGTATCATATTTACAGGAAAA CTGTGCCTGA
- the LOC136115453 gene encoding uncharacterized protein isoform X1, producing MLLRSGRKKPRAMSLRRRQPVKHQSLLRTVKRYSGKPGFSLRETVKCYILTEDSKTVHFDIDEDGHHEISTKDSQSHEDIAWLSVFTRDESAVPGKTPLATKESKNLVILTQRSKLNEFVLLCKGKKHLSLKVLKASCSEPDYHSVERNDMKTCNHEDPDFKQLSEYNHFFIMHYQGDSVQFQCYEDTRYYLHVNDDSLDIRKPEKKEPTEDKNFYFRVSYLQENCA from the exons ATGCTGCTCCGCTCAGGCCGCAAAAAACCACGTGCAATGTCTCTCCGTAGAAGGCAGCCTGTTAAGCACCAATCTCTGCTAAGAACTGTGAAAAGATATTCTGGAAAGCCAG GGTTTAGTCTGCGAGAAACAGTGAAATGCTATATACTGACTGAAGATTCAAAAACAGTGCATTTTGACATAGACGAAGATGGCCATCATGAAATATCAACCAAGGATTCACAATCCCATGAAG ATATTGCGTGGTTAAGTGTGTTCACAAGGGATGAATCAGCAGTACCTGGTAAGACTCCTCTGGCAACAAAAG AGTCGAAAAATTTGGTGATCCTCACACAGAGATCAAAGCTTAATGAATTTGTCCTGTTGTGCAAGGGTAAGAAGCATCTCTCTCTGAAG GTCTTAAAAGCATCCTGTTCAGAGCCAGATTATCATTCAGTGGAAAGAAACGACATGAAAACCTGCAACCATGAAGATCCCGACTTCAAGCAG CTGAGTGAATATAATCACTTTTTCATTATGCATTACCAAGGAGATTCAGTACAGTTCCAATGCTATGAAGATACCCGTTACTACCTGCATGTGAATGACGACTCACTTGATATTCGCAAGCCGGAAAAAAAAGAACCCACTGAGGACAAAAATTTTTACTTCAGGGTATCATATTTACAGGAAAA CTGTGCCTGA